A DNA window from Parabacteroides johnsonii DSM 18315 contains the following coding sequences:
- the qatC gene encoding Qat anti-phage system QueC-like protein QatC, with amino-acid sequence METRININYTPSKTSEVFGLFTLSFQGSDGKIHSVNTKFNPKQLWEFSRDTSSVAFDLLVLSMIVYNVDRAVLRLSNSDDGWKRNLILLNVPVINLEDMNKGREAFNKAINFLTGDNWDIHFIQADSYSYNPTKKVKEYDPQFFEKVALFSGGLDSLIGFIDEASTLSVDKKILLVSHMELGKEHSDQKSILEYCRENNIFSNKYEQVLLNAGLKPHSWNIKTPTESTFRSRSLLFFAAGIYIANKISPQCQLIVPENGTISINIPLDSGRRSSCSTRTTHPTFIKRIQEALYAIGISNSIYNPYRLKSKADMVLECCQDTSKKAILESLVDLSCSCAKRGHNVFWDKSGIEIRNAKIKHCGMCLPCLYRRVALDTIGLDNEALLGTDVLHGIKFNLDNKHQKRNRDFNALLYFLKNRMNERTIRQELFFNGIIEKQELDEYTSLALHSYRQVINWLKKKATNEIQIRAGI; translated from the coding sequence ATGGAAACAAGAATAAACATTAATTATACTCCGTCAAAAACAAGCGAAGTTTTTGGCCTTTTTACTCTTTCATTTCAAGGAAGTGACGGAAAAATTCATTCTGTCAACACAAAGTTTAATCCCAAACAGTTATGGGAGTTTTCACGAGATACATCATCTGTTGCTTTTGATTTATTAGTTTTATCCATGATTGTATATAATGTGGACAGAGCTGTACTTCGTTTGTCTAATTCAGATGATGGATGGAAACGAAACTTGATATTATTGAATGTTCCTGTAATAAATCTTGAGGATATGAATAAAGGTCGTGAAGCTTTTAATAAAGCAATCAATTTTCTTACGGGCGACAATTGGGATATTCACTTTATACAGGCAGATTCATACTCGTATAATCCAACTAAAAAAGTAAAGGAATATGATCCTCAGTTTTTTGAAAAGGTTGCATTGTTTTCAGGAGGTTTAGACTCATTGATTGGATTTATAGATGAGGCCAGCACTCTCTCTGTTGATAAAAAGATACTACTTGTTTCACATATGGAACTGGGCAAAGAGCATAGTGATCAAAAAAGCATTTTAGAATATTGCAGGGAAAACAATATCTTTTCGAATAAATACGAACAAGTGTTGCTGAACGCAGGGCTTAAACCTCATTCTTGGAATATTAAAACTCCAACAGAGAGTACATTCCGCTCACGTTCCTTATTATTTTTTGCAGCAGGAATATATATTGCAAACAAAATATCCCCACAATGTCAATTGATAGTTCCAGAGAATGGAACTATATCAATAAATATACCTCTTGATAGTGGAAGAAGGAGTTCATGCAGTACTCGAACTACGCATCCTACTTTTATCAAACGCATACAGGAGGCTTTATATGCTATAGGTATATCAAACTCAATATACAACCCATATCGATTAAAATCAAAAGCAGACATGGTTCTTGAGTGCTGTCAAGATACTTCGAAAAAGGCAATTTTAGAATCATTAGTTGACTTATCATGCTCTTGTGCAAAACGTGGTCACAATGTTTTTTGGGACAAAAGCGGAATAGAAATACGCAATGCCAAAATCAAACATTGTGGTATGTGTTTGCCATGCTTATATAGAAGAGTCGCACTAGATACAATAGGTCTAGATAATGAGGCATTGCTTGGCACTGATGTACTTCATGGCATTAAATTTAATCTTGACAATAAACATCAAAAAAGGAATAGGGATTTTAACGCTCTTCTGTATTTCCTAAAAAACAGAATGAATGAACGTACAATTCGCCAAGAACTATTCTTTAATGGAATTATAGAAAAGCAGGAGTTAGATGAATATACATCATTAGCCTTACACTCATACAGACAAGTTATCAATTGGCTTAAGAAAAAAGCTACAAATGAAATACAAATAAGAGCAGGAATATGA
- a CDS encoding TatD family hydrolase: protein MIIDTHCHFDMMPNPEQYLKQQEVKKNISIGMTNLPSHFLLGYEHVRQYKFSRLALGFHPLYASENKNELRLFSQCLDKTSYIGEIGLDFSNEGLKTKDDQVFVLEKVLQLLSKKNKIVSVHSRRAEKVLFEMLITYGIKNVIFHWYSGPLSLIPKIVEHGYYFSVNEKMTKTNSGIEIIKRIPRNLILTETDAPFNKVCSISNTLTNIGLGESVIYDNFSRLIYTIKR, encoded by the coding sequence ATGATTATAGACACCCATTGTCATTTTGACATGATGCCAAATCCTGAACAGTATCTCAAACAACAAGAGGTAAAAAAGAATATCTCGATAGGAATGACAAATCTGCCAAGTCATTTTTTATTGGGCTATGAGCATGTAAGACAATATAAGTTCTCACGTTTGGCTTTAGGATTTCATCCATTATATGCAAGCGAAAATAAAAATGAATTACGACTATTTAGCCAGTGTTTAGATAAAACTAGCTATATTGGTGAAATCGGTCTAGATTTTAGTAACGAAGGACTAAAAACAAAAGATGATCAAGTTTTCGTTTTAGAGAAAGTATTGCAGCTATTAAGTAAAAAAAATAAAATAGTAAGTGTCCATTCCAGACGAGCTGAAAAAGTCTTGTTCGAAATGCTGATTACCTATGGCATTAAGAATGTAATATTCCATTGGTATTCAGGTCCTCTCTCTCTAATTCCTAAGATAGTAGAACATGGATATTATTTTTCTGTCAACGAAAAAATGACAAAAACTAATAGTGGAATAGAAATAATTAAGCGCATACCACGTAATCTTATTCTAACAGAAACAGATGCCCCTTTTAATAAAGTTTGCTCAATCAGTAATACTCTAACAAATATAGGTTTGGGAGAAAGTGTCATTTATGATAATTTTAGCCGCCTTATATATACTATTAAAAGATAG